CATAgagaaaaaatattatttgtgccAAGGTAAAAGTGGGGTTGGAGGGTACTCAGTAATTCCAATAACATATATTTGTTTCTTATTAAAGTCTATTTCTTTAAATGTAGCCTACACAATAGCTTTCAACATGCCAGTATTTGTGTAAACGTTCTAAGGTAATGCTtgtataaataataaaatattaaagTAGGCCTACATAAAATTATCCACGTATTGTTTACCAAAGTGGTTGCAATTCTTTGAACAGTTGTACTGCACTAGAGTGATACTTTTTCTTTGATATTCCAAAAACCTAGCATGCCTTTGCAGGGGGATTCTGAAAAGAGAAATCGGTGATTGAGCTGCCAGGCCACAATAATATTCTGCAGCTAGGAGAATGGTAATTCAATCATCCACAAATAGGTTAGCATAACTTGCATCAGTCATTGCATTTTGAACTTAACCCATTCTTGAAATATTGAAAAACATCTTAGGAACATGGCTGGTTTTGTTAATTCAGTTATGAGGATGACTCAGGTCACATCAGCATCGTTTGGCTTGGCCATTGACATGCATCTGTGGCATTATATGTTTTATATAATGAACAcactctcccttttctctttcgGTCTCTAAGGTCCATCATGCAGATGCTGAGAGAGAAGAAGACTTTGTTAACGGAGATCCTGTCTGCGGACTCCAGCTACATCCTTCAGCATGTGCAGCAGGAGGAAATAGTGACTAATCGTGACTACAACAACCTAAACATCCCCAATCAGTCCGATGAGAAGACTGTCGTCAACCTGCTGGATAAAGTGATGAATAAAGGAGATACAAAAAGCTATGAACTCGTGAACCTGCTGCAGAAACCACATATTATAAAAAACTACCCTAGACTGGAGGAAATATTCAACAACCACACAGAACCCAGTGACCACACCTTCAACCCAGCCCCAACAATCCCAATTCCCTGTACAGGtaccacacacactgactactagTACTACCAGCTTTGCACCACGACTCTGTCATTGTTTACTGACACAACCACCAGACAATACATATAACACACTACATGACAAGACTCATTTACAGATCAATCAACTGACATCAgtgctactgttctactgtattagATAGCTGTTATCAGGTATCTAACTGTGTTTTCTGTGTTTTGTAGATAATTCGGACCTGGAAACAGTGGTCACAGGTGGCGATGAGGTGATAACCCCTCTATCTACATTTAAAGTGTTTATTAACTACATATATTAAACCTCATATAGTTCAGAGAAAATACACAAGTCAACAATATACAATAATACACAGACACAAAACTTAACCTGTCTTCTCATTGCAACACAACTCTCCTTCAACTttcctatttatttccttattttcctatttatttccttatttattttttacactgtCAGTTTGATGTGAAATATCTTTGTGTGTAAATGACCCCTGGTTTCCTCTGTTTCCAGGTCAGTCTGTATGAGATGACCAGTGTACCCCGTGGTCTCTGTTTGATCATCAACAACGAGATATTTGAAGAACTGAGTGAAAGAAAAGGATCAAACAAGGATGCTGGTATGTCAACGTTTTATCCTCAAAAACATCTCAAGTCTCATTTCTCTATTACAGCATCTGACCAGCTTGCTCTTTTGCTGATTCGGTTGATTATCATGATGTGACATGATAGAATGAAAATAGAGAGAAGTGAGAGGTCTGGTTGTTAAGTGTCTTGTCTTCTCCTACAGTGGATCTGGCCAACATATTCAGCCGGATGAAGTTCAGGGTGGTGATGTGCAAGGACAAGACTGCAGTGGAGATTCCCAGAGTGCTGAAGGTCTTCTCTGAGCTGAAGCAGTTATCTGACCTCCAACAGTACAATGCGAAGGAGTGGGTCAGTGGTCAGTTCACTGATCTAAAGGATCTTCCTAAGCATGGCGATGCCTTCGTCTGCTGCATTCTGAGTCACGGAAAAAAGGAGGGCGTCTGTGGTACAGA
This DNA window, taken from Oncorhynchus tshawytscha isolate Ot180627B linkage group LG10, Otsh_v2.0, whole genome shotgun sequence, encodes the following:
- the LOC112247430 gene encoding caspase-8-like isoform X1, which codes for MVIQSSTNRSIMQMLREKKTLLTEILSADSSYILQHVQQEEIVTNRDYNNLNIPNQSDEKTVVNLLDKVMNKGDTKSYELVNLLQKPHIIKNYPRLEEIFNNHTEPSDHTFNPAPTIPIPCTDNSDLETVVTGGDEVSLYEMTSVPRGLCLIINNEIFEELSERKGSNKDAVDLANIFSRMKFRVVMCKDKTAVEIPRVLKVFSELKQLSDLQQYNAKEWVSGQFTDLKDLPKHGDAFVCCILSHGKKEGVCGTDGTVVPTIDILSPFNGTNCSILVEKPKLFFIQACRGKDVQKGVPVNKKPKVEGTDMELDTDDGQVQDYTLPLYSDYLVFMANVDQYISIRSPTSGSWFIQSLCGQLEKSCTRGKNIYEILTGVKAAVSKKKGDLRIKDAYGGYGYEVVKQSPDSRDTLTKMLIFPAETTHSS
- the LOC112247430 gene encoding caspase-8-like isoform X2, which translates into the protein MQMLREKKTLLTEILSADSSYILQHVQQEEIVTNRDYNNLNIPNQSDEKTVVNLLDKVMNKGDTKSYELVNLLQKPHIIKNYPRLEEIFNNHTEPSDHTFNPAPTIPIPCTDNSDLETVVTGGDEVSLYEMTSVPRGLCLIINNEIFEELSERKGSNKDAVDLANIFSRMKFRVVMCKDKTAVEIPRVLKVFSELKQLSDLQQYNAKEWVSGQFTDLKDLPKHGDAFVCCILSHGKKEGVCGTDGTVVPTIDILSPFNGTNCSILVEKPKLFFIQACRGKDVQKGVPVNKKPKVEGTDMELDTDDGQVQDYTLPLYSDYLVFMANVDQYISIRSPTSGSWFIQSLCGQLEKSCTRGKNIYEILTGVKAAVSKKKGDLRIKDAYGGYGYEVVKQSPDSRDTLTKMLIFPAETTHSS